One Papaver somniferum cultivar HN1 chromosome 10, ASM357369v1, whole genome shotgun sequence genomic window carries:
- the LOC113319419 gene encoding signal recognition particle receptor subunit beta-like yields MDIEQWNQVVREWIDKTAQQLRQLPIEQIYVAVGVLVLTFVFFLLIGLFKRSKSDTIVLAGLSGSGKTVLFYQLRDGSAHQGTVTSMDPNEGNFVLHSESSKKGNIKPVRVVDVPGHSRLRPKLDEYLPQAAGLIFVVDALDFLPNCRAAAEYLYEILTKATVVKKKVPVIIVCNKTDKVTAHTKEFIRKQLEKEIDKLRASRTAISAADMSTEYALGVAGETFTFSQCHNKVNVGESSGITGDISQVEQFIREHVRP; encoded by the exons ATGGACatagaacaatggaaccaagtaGTACGAGAATGGATAGATAAAACAGCACAACAACTACGCCAGTTACCTATTGAACAGATTTATGTTGCTGTTGGTGTTTTGGTACTTACATTTGTGTTTTTCTTGTTAA TTGGCTTATTTAAGCGATCCAAATCTGATACAATTGTTCTTGCTGGGTTAAGTGGGAGTGGGAAAACTGTTCTCTTTTATCAG CTTCGGGATGGCTCAGCACATCAGGGTACTGTTACATCTATGGATCCAAATGAAGGAAATTTTGTGCTTCACTCTGAGTCCTCTAAG AAAGGCAATATAAAGCCTGTCCGCGTAGTTGATGTTCCTGGACACTCTCGACTTCGACCAAAGCTTGACGAATATTTGCCTCAAGCAGCTGGTCTTATCTTTGTCGTCGATGCTCTGGACTTTTTGCCAAACTGCCGTGCAGCTGCTGA GTACCTGTAtgaaatattgaccaaggcaaCTGTTGTGAAGAAGAAAGTCCCAGTGATTATAGTGTGCAACAAGACTGACAAAGTGACTGCCCACACCAAGGAGTTCATCAGGAAGCAACTGGAGAAGGAAAT AGACAAGTTGCGAGCATCTAGGACTGCCATATCTGCTGCTGATATGTCTACTGAGTATGCACTTGGTGTGGCTGGAGAGACTTTCACATTTTCTCAGTGTCACAACAAGGTGAATGTTGGAGAGTCATCTGGTATCACAGGGGACATATCACAGGTTGAACAATTTATAAGGGAACATGTACGGCCCTAA
- the LOC113319131 gene encoding uncharacterized protein LOC113319131 isoform X1, with amino-acid sequence MKGTRLSWQPVMTADTAVPVYWLNWRVLLCGIWISFAMVIASYLIWKYEGSNSSRPDRVRVETQQGDSGALYEDEGWRPCLKDLHPAWLMAFRVIGFVVLLALLVANVVVDGGGIFYFYTQWTFTLVTVYFGLGSVLSVNGCYEYRNRVGGDHVELDAERGNYVAPRHAENVSGSNTMKSSVLHEHHSDRKPAGILVYAFQIILQMSAGAVMLTDAVFWFIIVPFLTIKDYKLNFLLVSMHSINAVFLLADAALNSLQFPWFRFAYFILWTAIYVIFQWVIHACISLWWPYPFLDLSSSYAPLWYLAVGLMHIPCYGVFVLILRMKHFLWSKWFPESYHIEK; translated from the exons ATGAAAG GAACAAGACTATCTTGGCAGCCAGTCATGACTGCAGATACAGCGGTACCGGTTTATTGGTTAAATTGGAGGGTTTTACTATGTGGAATTTGGATCTCATTTGCAATGGTAATAGCATCATATTTGATTTGGAAGTACGAAGGTTCAAATAGTTCAAGACCTGATAGAGTTAGAGTTGAAACCCAACAAGGAGATTCAGGGGCTTTGTATGAAGATGAAGGTTGGCGGCCGTGTTTGAAAGATCTTCATCCTGCTTGGTTGATGGCTTTTAGGGTTATTGGCTTTGTTGTTCTATTGGCATTGCTTGTTgctaatgttgttgttgatggaggTGGCATATTCTACTTTTATACTCA GTGGACATTTACACTGGTTACCGTTTACTTTGGG CTTGGTTCTGTTCTCTCTGTTAATGGATGTTACGAGTATCGTAACAGAGTTGGTGGTGATCATGTGGAGTTAGATGCAGAGCGAGGCAACTATGTTGCTCCCAGACATGCAGAGAACGTAAGTGGAAGCAATACAATGAAAAGTTCCGTTCTCCACGAGCACCATTCTGATCGAAAACCTGCTGGAATTTTGGTGTATGCTTTTCAAATTATTCTTCAG ATGAGTGCAGGAGCCGTAATGCTCACTGATGCCGTCTTTTGGTTCATCATTGTTCCTTTTCTTACCATCAAAGACTACAAACTGAATTTT TTGTTGGTTAGTATGCATTCAATCAATGCTGTTTTTCTCCTTGCTGATGCGGCTTTGAACAGCTTG CAATTCCCATGGTTTCGGTTCGCATACTTCATCTTGTGGACAGCGATATACGTCATTTTTCAATGGGTCATTCATGCTTGCATATCACTTTG GTGGCCATACCCCTTTCTCGACTTATCATCCTCCTATGCTCCATTATG GTATTTAGCTGTTGGACTGATGCATATCCCCTGCTACGGGGTCTTTGTACTAATACTAAGGATGAAGCACTTCTTGTGGTCAAAATGGTTCCCAGAATCTTATCACATTGAGAAGTAA
- the LOC113319131 gene encoding uncharacterized protein LOC113319131 isoform X2 yields the protein MTADTAVPVYWLNWRVLLCGIWISFAMVIASYLIWKYEGSNSSRPDRVRVETQQGDSGALYEDEGWRPCLKDLHPAWLMAFRVIGFVVLLALLVANVVVDGGGIFYFYTQWTFTLVTVYFGLGSVLSVNGCYEYRNRVGGDHVELDAERGNYVAPRHAENVSGSNTMKSSVLHEHHSDRKPAGILVYAFQIILQMSAGAVMLTDAVFWFIIVPFLTIKDYKLNFLLVSMHSINAVFLLADAALNSLQFPWFRFAYFILWTAIYVIFQWVIHACISLWWPYPFLDLSSSYAPLWYLAVGLMHIPCYGVFVLILRMKHFLWSKWFPESYHIEK from the exons ATGACTGCAGATACAGCGGTACCGGTTTATTGGTTAAATTGGAGGGTTTTACTATGTGGAATTTGGATCTCATTTGCAATGGTAATAGCATCATATTTGATTTGGAAGTACGAAGGTTCAAATAGTTCAAGACCTGATAGAGTTAGAGTTGAAACCCAACAAGGAGATTCAGGGGCTTTGTATGAAGATGAAGGTTGGCGGCCGTGTTTGAAAGATCTTCATCCTGCTTGGTTGATGGCTTTTAGGGTTATTGGCTTTGTTGTTCTATTGGCATTGCTTGTTgctaatgttgttgttgatggaggTGGCATATTCTACTTTTATACTCA GTGGACATTTACACTGGTTACCGTTTACTTTGGG CTTGGTTCTGTTCTCTCTGTTAATGGATGTTACGAGTATCGTAACAGAGTTGGTGGTGATCATGTGGAGTTAGATGCAGAGCGAGGCAACTATGTTGCTCCCAGACATGCAGAGAACGTAAGTGGAAGCAATACAATGAAAAGTTCCGTTCTCCACGAGCACCATTCTGATCGAAAACCTGCTGGAATTTTGGTGTATGCTTTTCAAATTATTCTTCAG ATGAGTGCAGGAGCCGTAATGCTCACTGATGCCGTCTTTTGGTTCATCATTGTTCCTTTTCTTACCATCAAAGACTACAAACTGAATTTT TTGTTGGTTAGTATGCATTCAATCAATGCTGTTTTTCTCCTTGCTGATGCGGCTTTGAACAGCTTG CAATTCCCATGGTTTCGGTTCGCATACTTCATCTTGTGGACAGCGATATACGTCATTTTTCAATGGGTCATTCATGCTTGCATATCACTTTG GTGGCCATACCCCTTTCTCGACTTATCATCCTCCTATGCTCCATTATG GTATTTAGCTGTTGGACTGATGCATATCCCCTGCTACGGGGTCTTTGTACTAATACTAAGGATGAAGCACTTCTTGTGGTCAAAATGGTTCCCAGAATCTTATCACATTGAGAAGTAA
- the LOC113317296 gene encoding polymerase delta-interacting protein 2-like produces MQSLSLKVFNTGGCVMERRNCNNNYYYYCNNNKRKCNIIVACSSPSSSSSSSSSSEKKNGEKNQTLSAYISSSQTYALLKQKMEVAAKSEDYKEAARIRDSMRSFEEEEPVLRLRTLMKDAIKNEKFEDAARYRDELKLIAPYSLLKCSSDTTTLGVRVQVRSVYIESRSRPSKGQYFYAYRIRITNNSERPVQLLRRHWVITDGNGKVENVWGIGVIGEQPVILPNTGFEYSSACPLSTPSGRMEGEFEMKHTDKLGSPSFNVAIAPFSLCIIGEESDTM; encoded by the exons atgcaaTCTCTGAGTTTGAAAGTTTTTAATACAGGAGGATGTGTAATGGAAAGAAGAAActgtaataataattattattattattgtaataataataaaaggaaATGTAATATAATTGTTGCTTGTTCTTCTccttcatcatcatcgtcgtcgTCGTCGTCTTcagagaaaaaaaatggagaaaaaaatcAAACATTGAGTGCTTATATTTCTAGTAGTCAAACTTATGCTCTTTTGAAACAGAAAATGGAAGTAGCTGCTAAATCTGAG GATTACAAGGAAGCTGCAAGGATTCGTGATTCAATGAGATCGTTCGAAGAAGAGGAGCCAGTGTTGCGTCTTCGTACATTGATGAAGGATGCAATCAAGAATGAGAAGTTTGAG GACGCGGCTAGATACAGAGACGAACTTAAGCTGATAGCACCATATTCGCTCCTTAAATGTTCAAGTGATACAACAACCCTG GGGGTCAGAGTTCAAGTCAGGAGTGTGTACATCGAAAGCCGAAGTCGACCTTCTAAAGGACAGTACTTTTATGCGTATCGAATAAGAATAACCAATAACTCGGAAAGACCTGTTCAACTTCTTAGAAGACATTGGGTAATAACCGATGGCAATGGGAAGGTTGAAAATGTTTG GGGAATTGGTGTAATAGGAGAACAACCCGTTATTCTTCCTAATACTGGTTTTGAATACTCATCGGCATGTCCGTTAAGCACTCCTAGTGGTCGAATG GAAGGTGAATTTGAGATGAAGCATACTGACAAACTAGGTTCCCCCTCATTCAATGTGGCAATTGCTCCTTTTTCTCTCTGCATTATCGGAGAAGAGTCTGATACCATGTAA